In a single window of the Streptomyces cinnabarinus genome:
- a CDS encoding C40 family peptidase, translating to MGTGRRSLIAAAITVVCAVTVLAAPGTAFASPTPTPTPSTSATPTPTPVTNAELEAVRKKLDRLYHDAAVATDAYNLAEEKAEKQSAEIVALAKKIVQGKKKLDELKKRAGAAAAAQYRSGGLPDEAKLMLSDDPQEFLDGAGRVIQGERATKGLLGEMTRTQEDLEQYSKDASAQWEKLETNRKAKAKAKAKIKKQIKAAEELESELEAEEKERLAELERQAAHEAQTDWLDSGILDEIDGKATAQGKKAVAYATAQLGKPYEWGAEGPDTFDCSGLTSQAWAAAGQPIPRTSQEQWKQLKRIDIKDMRPGDLIIYNDDASHVAMYVGDGAIVHAPRPGRTVTVAGAGSMPILAVVRPGA from the coding sequence ATGGGTACGGGCAGGCGCAGCCTCATCGCCGCTGCCATCACCGTGGTCTGCGCGGTGACCGTCCTGGCGGCACCGGGCACCGCCTTCGCGAGTCCGACGCCCACACCCACGCCCAGCACCAGCGCGACGCCCACCCCGACTCCGGTCACCAACGCGGAGCTTGAGGCCGTACGCAAGAAGCTGGACCGGCTCTATCACGACGCCGCCGTCGCCACCGACGCGTACAACCTCGCCGAGGAGAAGGCCGAGAAGCAGTCGGCCGAGATCGTGGCGCTGGCGAAGAAGATCGTCCAGGGCAAGAAGAAGCTGGACGAGCTGAAGAAGCGGGCCGGCGCCGCGGCCGCCGCGCAGTACCGCAGCGGCGGACTGCCCGACGAGGCCAAGCTGATGCTCAGCGACGACCCCCAGGAGTTCCTCGACGGCGCGGGCCGGGTGATCCAGGGCGAGCGCGCCACCAAGGGGCTGCTCGGCGAAATGACCCGCACCCAGGAGGACTTGGAGCAGTACTCCAAGGACGCCTCCGCCCAGTGGGAGAAGCTGGAGACCAACCGCAAGGCCAAGGCCAAGGCGAAGGCGAAGATCAAGAAGCAGATCAAGGCCGCCGAGGAGCTGGAGTCGGAGCTGGAGGCGGAGGAGAAGGAGCGCCTCGCCGAGCTGGAACGGCAGGCCGCCCACGAGGCCCAGACCGACTGGCTGGACTCCGGGATACTCGACGAGATCGACGGCAAGGCGACCGCGCAGGGCAAGAAGGCCGTGGCGTACGCCACCGCACAGTTGGGCAAGCCGTACGAATGGGGCGCCGAGGGGCCGGACACCTTCGACTGCTCCGGGCTCACCTCACAGGCCTGGGCCGCGGCGGGACAGCCGATTCCGCGCACCTCGCAGGAGCAGTGGAAGCAGCTCAAGCGCATCGACATCAAGGACATGCGGCCCGGTGACCTCATCATCTACAACGACGACGCCAGCCATGTCGCGATGTACGTCGGGGACGGCGCGATCGTGCACGCCCCGCGGCCGGGGCGCACGGTGACGGTCGCGGGGGCCGGTTCGATGCCGATCCTGGCGGTCGTACGGCCGGGCGCCTGA